One region of Catenuloplanes indicus genomic DNA includes:
- a CDS encoding pectate lyase, with amino-acid sequence MKRSAALRWMTGGAVAAVGAAVMLSLPQAWAADGNLSLSGGADGSSKASGTSYGNVKDGDTGTYWAPGSATGYVSVKWSSATTVSSVVIKQASGGGSISAWRLLNADSGAVLASGSGSPSTINVAATSLKKVTLDITSASGVPRIAEFETYSGGSSNPTTGPTTGGPTGNPTPTPTGGSGNPGTPTGAWPSSQGNVSISGTVNVSGTFDGGMKTYCCIGDGGQSESQDPMFTIANGGTLQNVILGSPAGDGVHCEGTCTLRNVWWNDIGEDAATFKGTSGGTSYVIGGGARSGSDKTFQHNGNGTVSISGFYLKGSGKLYRACGNCTSSHTRHVKIDNVLLDDIDMVAGINSNWNDTATITRVTIVGSATVCGKYKGVAKGSEPSYLGEGWNDANCKVNRSDVTFR; translated from the coding sequence ATGAAAAGATCAGCAGCCCTCCGGTGGATGACCGGGGGTGCCGTCGCGGCGGTGGGGGCGGCGGTCATGCTGTCGTTGCCGCAGGCGTGGGCGGCGGACGGCAACCTGAGCCTGAGCGGCGGTGCCGACGGGTCGAGCAAGGCCAGCGGCACCAGTTACGGCAACGTCAAGGACGGCGACACCGGCACCTACTGGGCACCGGGCAGCGCGACCGGCTACGTGTCGGTCAAGTGGAGCAGCGCCACCACGGTGAGCAGCGTGGTGATCAAGCAGGCGTCCGGCGGCGGGTCGATCAGCGCGTGGCGTCTGCTCAATGCGGACAGCGGCGCGGTCCTGGCCAGCGGCAGCGGCAGCCCGAGCACGATCAACGTCGCCGCGACGTCGCTGAAGAAGGTCACGCTGGACATCACGAGCGCGTCCGGCGTGCCGCGGATCGCGGAGTTCGAGACGTACTCCGGTGGCAGCTCGAACCCGACGACCGGGCCGACCACGGGTGGCCCGACCGGCAACCCGACGCCCACTCCGACCGGCGGTTCCGGCAACCCGGGCACGCCGACCGGCGCCTGGCCGTCGTCGCAGGGCAACGTGAGCATCTCCGGCACGGTGAACGTGTCCGGCACGTTCGACGGCGGGATGAAGACCTACTGCTGCATCGGTGACGGTGGGCAGAGCGAGTCACAGGACCCGATGTTCACCATCGCCAACGGCGGTACGCTGCAGAACGTCATCCTCGGCTCGCCGGCCGGCGACGGCGTGCACTGCGAGGGCACCTGCACGCTGCGCAACGTCTGGTGGAACGACATCGGTGAGGACGCCGCCACGTTCAAGGGCACCAGCGGCGGCACCTCGTACGTGATCGGTGGCGGCGCGCGGTCCGGCAGCGACAAGACGTTCCAGCACAACGGCAACGGCACCGTGAGCATCAGCGGCTTCTACCTGAAGGGCTCCGGCAAGCTGTACCGGGCCTGCGGCAACTGCACCAGCTCGCACACGCGGCACGTGAAGATCGACAACGTGCTGCTGGACGACATCGACATGGTCGCCGGCATCAACAGCAACTGGAACGACACCGCCACCATCACCCGGGTCACGATCGTCGGCTCGGCCACGGTGTGCGGCAAGTACAAGGGTGTCGCGAAGGGCAGCGAGCCGAGCTACCTCGGTGAGGGCTGGAACGACGCCAACTGCAAGGTCAACCGCAGCGACGTCACCTTCAGATAG
- a CDS encoding terpene synthase family protein, which produces MRQPFTLPEFYVPHPARLNPHLEGARRHSKAWAREMEMIEGSGIWDEADFDNHDYALLCAYTHPDADGPELDLITDWYVWVFFFDDHFLELYKKTRDQAGAKAYLDRLPAFMPIGDPSAMPEPTNAIEAGLADLWRRTVPAMSTDWQRRFRQSTEHLLVECVWELSNISDGRIANPIEYVEMRRKVGGAPWSADLVEHAVNAEIPARVAGSRPLRVLKDTFSDAVHLRNDIFSYQRETESEGEVNNCVLVFERFFGTTPQAAADAVNDLLTSRLQQFENTALTEVPMIAAEHGLTPAEALAVARYAKGLQDWQSGGHEWHLRSSRYMNKGSRPGLGMSAARRFGGAAGAGRIKQHTHAHFTPVGELPLPDFVMPYPLRTSPYLDHSRESTVEWSRAMGFFDPVVGVPGPPVWTEDLLRGYDFPLCAAHINWDASAGQLDVSSHWLTWGTYADDYFPLVFNRSRDYAAAKAHVERLKQFMPLHGDAPAPAHPLEAGLADLWPRTAAPMNPDQRAQFRHAVSDMLDSWLWELQNHLQHRIADPVDYVEMRRRTFGSELTMSLCRVKHGALLPPEIYRTRTLRGLDNSAADYACLANDVFSYRKEIEFEGELNNGVLVIQRFLEITPAAAMQVAADLMAARLEQFERIARDELPVLYRDFHLEPDGISTVQRYVQELRDWMAGVLGWHRGTHRYEEADLLKLPHSPRNAVGPAVVRSAPVRSAASRLPGPAGVPGRAAPAPRVPAAGVSGGAAAVGGGAGAPVPATVPAAGGLPAPAAPALTMTLPAPSGLGTGAARLFARTPAAH; this is translated from the coding sequence ATCACCGACTGGTACGTCTGGGTGTTCTTCTTCGACGACCACTTCCTGGAGCTGTACAAGAAGACCCGGGACCAGGCCGGGGCGAAGGCCTATCTGGACCGGCTGCCCGCGTTCATGCCGATCGGCGATCCGTCCGCGATGCCGGAGCCGACGAACGCGATCGAGGCCGGCCTTGCGGACCTGTGGCGGCGCACGGTGCCGGCGATGTCCACCGACTGGCAGCGGCGGTTCCGGCAGAGCACCGAGCACCTGCTGGTCGAGTGCGTGTGGGAGCTGTCCAACATCTCCGACGGCCGGATCGCGAACCCGATCGAGTACGTCGAGATGCGCCGTAAGGTCGGCGGTGCACCCTGGTCCGCGGACCTGGTCGAGCACGCGGTGAACGCGGAGATCCCGGCGCGCGTGGCCGGCAGCCGGCCTCTGCGCGTCCTGAAGGACACGTTCTCCGACGCGGTGCACCTGCGCAACGACATCTTCTCGTACCAGCGCGAGACCGAGTCCGAGGGCGAGGTCAACAACTGCGTGCTGGTCTTCGAGCGGTTCTTCGGGACCACGCCGCAGGCCGCGGCGGACGCGGTGAACGACCTGCTCACCTCGCGTCTGCAGCAGTTCGAGAACACCGCGCTGACCGAGGTGCCGATGATCGCGGCCGAGCACGGGCTCACGCCGGCCGAGGCGCTGGCGGTCGCGCGCTACGCGAAGGGACTGCAGGACTGGCAGTCCGGCGGGCACGAGTGGCACCTGCGGTCCAGCCGCTACATGAACAAGGGGTCCCGGCCGGGGCTCGGCATGTCCGCGGCGCGGCGGTTCGGCGGTGCGGCCGGCGCCGGCCGGATCAAGCAGCACACGCACGCGCACTTCACCCCGGTCGGCGAGCTGCCGCTGCCGGACTTCGTCATGCCGTACCCGCTGCGTACCAGCCCGTACCTCGACCACTCCCGCGAGTCGACGGTGGAATGGTCGCGCGCGATGGGCTTCTTCGACCCGGTGGTGGGCGTGCCCGGCCCGCCGGTCTGGACCGAGGACCTGCTGCGCGGCTACGACTTCCCGCTCTGCGCCGCGCACATCAACTGGGACGCGTCCGCCGGGCAGCTGGACGTCTCCTCGCACTGGCTGACCTGGGGCACGTACGCCGACGACTATTTTCCGCTGGTGTTCAACCGCTCGCGGGACTACGCGGCCGCGAAGGCGCACGTGGAACGACTCAAGCAGTTCATGCCACTGCACGGGGACGCGCCCGCGCCCGCGCACCCGCTCGAGGCCGGGCTGGCCGACCTGTGGCCGCGCACGGCCGCGCCGATGAACCCGGACCAGCGCGCCCAGTTCCGGCACGCGGTCTCCGACATGCTGGACAGCTGGCTGTGGGAGCTGCAGAACCACCTCCAGCACCGGATCGCCGACCCGGTCGACTACGTGGAGATGAGGCGGCGTACGTTCGGCTCCGAACTGACCATGAGCCTGTGCCGGGTGAAGCACGGCGCGCTGCTGCCCCCGGAGATCTACCGCACCCGGACCCTGCGCGGGCTGGACAACTCCGCGGCCGACTACGCCTGCCTGGCCAACGACGTGTTCTCGTACCGCAAGGAGATCGAGTTCGAGGGCGAGCTGAACAACGGCGTCCTGGTCATCCAGCGCTTCCTGGAGATCACGCCGGCGGCGGCGATGCAGGTCGCGGCGGACCTGATGGCGGCCCGGCTCGAACAGTTCGAGCGGATCGCGCGCGACGAACTGCCGGTTCTCTACCGGGACTTCCACCTCGAACCCGACGGCATCTCCACCGTCCAACGGTACGTGCAGGAGCTGCGCGACTGGATGGCCGGCGTGCTCGGCTGGCACCGCGGCACCCACCGCTACGAGGAGGCCGACCTGCTCAAGCTGCCGCACTCGCCGCGCAACGCCGTAGGTCCCGCCGTCGTTCGGTCCGCGCCCGTCCGGTCCGCCGCGTCCCGGCTGCCGGGACCGGCCGGTGTGCCGGGCCGTGCCGCGCCCGCGCCTCGCGTTCCCGCCGCCGGAGTCTCCGGTGGCGCGGCTGCTGTCGGCGGCGGAGCCGGTGCGCCCGTGCCCGCGACCGTCCCCGCCGCGGGCGGCCTCCCCGCGCCCGCGGCGCCGGCGCTGACCATGACGCTGCCCGCTCCGTCCGGGCTCGGCACCGGGGCAGCGCGCCTGTTCGCCCGTACCCCCGCCGCGCACTGA